A genome region from Ptiloglossa arizonensis isolate GNS036 chromosome 4, iyPtiAriz1_principal, whole genome shotgun sequence includes the following:
- the LOC143146216 gene encoding uncharacterized protein LOC143146216 — MSCCTSAPIVTQTCETLLSKCEVPIIDLAHMGTERCPQKGVVKQVASKLVRALAEKGLALLVNHGIPECKMKAAYRAFDAFCELPEETRAKYERNTSDNHGYLKPGPSKHTDEKEARHLFNVTGSGGILPDNEVPSFRSAVDELSRDFKQLSAMLLTALSVGLEQSPDFLLSKHSHMLGPGNESTLRLLYYPPLAAPMPGLARYGAHCDYGTFTLLAQDCEGGLEIQTPYGERWGRVGHLPGAILVNTGDILANWTNNQLPALRHRVVVPEHCGRGRHSIAFFVHPDNNTLIEPLDTKIAKSNQEPAPCRLQKKKRGVLTAYQHLQRRLRETYAS; from the exons GGACTGAGAGATGTCCTCAGAAGGGTGTCGTGAAACAAGTGGCTTCGAAGCTGGTAAGGGCGCTGGCCGAGAAAGGACTGGCCTTGCTCGTCAACCACGGCATTCCGGAATGCAAG ATGAAAGCCGCTTACAGAGCTTTCGATGCGTTTTGCGAACTACCGGAGGAAACGCGAGCCAAATACGAGCGCAACACGTCGGACAACCACGGTTATCTGAAACCAGGACCATCCAA ACATACCGACGAGAAAGAGGCACGTCATCTTTTCAATGTGACAGGAAGCGGTGGAATTCTTCCGGACAACGAGGTGCCTAGTTTCAGATCGGCGGTCGACGAACTCTCCCGAGATTTCAAGCAACTGTCTGCCATGCTTCTAACT GCTCTATCCGTGGGCCTAGAGCAATCACCTGATTTCCTGCTGTCGAAGCATTCGCATATGCTGGGACCCGGTAACGAATCGACCCTTCGTCTCCTTTACTATCCACCTCTTGCTGCACCAATGCCAGGACTAGCTCGTTATGGCGCCCATTGTGACTATGGTACTTTCACTCTACTGGCACAG GATTGTGAAGGAGGTTTGGAAATACAAACTCCATATGGAGAACGTTGGGGAAGAGTTGGCCATCTTCCAGGTGCTATTTTGGTGAACACCGGCGACATTTTAGCAAATTGGACCAACAATCAGCTTCCAGCTTTGAGACATCGTGTTGTTGTCCCAGAACACTGTggtcgaggtcgtcattccatTGCCTTCTTTGTGCACCCAGATAATAATACTCTCATCGAGCCTTTGGATACAAAGATCGCAAAATCTAATCAAGAACCGGCACCGTGTCGTctacagaaaaagaaacgcggcGTCCTAACAGCCTATCAGCATTTGCAACGTCGTCTTCGAGAAACTTATGCCTCTTAA
- the Mif2 gene encoding mitochondrial translation initiation factor 2 isoform X2, whose amino-acid sequence MDTSNLESVNLIHNVAKILGAKVKYVLQPNKQVIKEPKYKNIVKRPPPDESVLVRRSPVVTVMGHVDHGKTTLLDALRSTSVVETEFGGITQHIGAFNVMLKSGEKITFLDTPGHAAFSSMRFRGAHITDIVLLVVAADDGVKDQTLQSIEMANDANVPIVVAINKIDKPNADIKRTQNMLAQNGIVVEELGGNVQCINISALNRINLQDLTEAIVLQAELLGLQGDPVGLVEGVAIECACHIGRGKLVTALIQRGTLRKGCLIVSGLASAKVRAMFNEFGRPVLEAKPSEAVQIIGWKKLPKVGDEILEVENERELQMVLRFRENEQNKILSEEHQAAANKKNEKYLEEYKAVLALKQEYGKIYRPLTTLNLNLLESQTDTNNNNNTVPVLNVIIKGDVAGSVEAILDMFDTYKEDNICRLNVVHYSVGHVTKSDLEFAEIFNAIIYHFNVGVLNNLKEEAKKKGISLRQHNVIYKLFDNIKEEINNRLPKVDFKEVLGEAKVQEMFQVTDEKKKVNVAGCCCLQGVLQKSAIYDVIRREEIIYTGKVVSMRHLKNEVSTIKINVECGIRFEDPTIVFKPGDTLICYKLVKMPQTITWDPGY is encoded by the exons ATGGACACTAGTAATTTAGAAAGTGTGAATCTAATTCATAATGTTGCCAAAATATTAGGTGCAAAAGTGAAATATGTTTTACAACCAAATAAACAAGTCATAAAAGAACCAAAATATAAGAATATCGTTAAACG CCCTCCACCTGATGAATCTGTGTTAGTAAGACGATCCCCAGTGGTAACAGTCATGGGTCATGTTGATCATGGCAAAACCACTTTGCTAGATGCTTTGCGTAGTACATCGGTTGTGGAGACAGAATTTGGTGGAATTACACAACATATAGGTGCCTTTAATG TGATGTTAAAGTCTGgagaaaaaataacatttttggaTACTCCTGGACATGCTGCTTTTTCATCTATGAGATTCAGAGGTGCACATATTACAGATATTGTACTATTAGTAGTTGCAGCTGATGATGGTGTTAAGGATCAAACTTTGCAAAGCATAGAAATGGCAAATGATGCAAATGTTCCAATTGTTGTGGctattaataaaattgataaacctAATGCTGATATT aaacgaACACAAAATATGCTCGCACAAAATGGTATTGTAGTTGAAGAACTTGGTGGCAATGTACAGTGTATTAACATATCTGCTTTAAACAGAATTAATTTACAAGATTTAACTGAAGCTATAGTTTTACAAGCTGAATTATTAGGTTTGCAAGGAGATCCTGTAGGACTAGTGGAGGGTGTTGCGATTGAATGTGCATGTCACATTGGTCGTGGAAAATTAGTAACAGCTTTAATTCAGCGCGGTACATTAAGGAAAGGTTGCTTGATAG TGTCTGGACTTGCATCAGCAAAAGTAAGAGCTATGTTTAATGAGTTTGGTCGTCCAGTTCTGGAAGCTAAACCATCAGAAGCGGTACAGATCATTGGATGGAAAAAGTTACCCAAAGTAGGAGATGAGATATTAGAAGTTGAAAACGAACGAGAGTTACAAATGGTTCTAAGATTTAgagaaaatgaacaaaataagATCTTATCTGAGGAGCATCAAGCAGCTGCTaacaagaaaaatgaaaaatatcttgAG GAATACAAAGCTGTGTTAGCACTAAAGCAagaatatggaaaaatatatcgaCCGCTCACAACGTTAAATCTGAACCTACTAGAATCTCAAACTGATacaaacaacaacaataatacagTTCCTGTACTGAATGTTATTATAAAAGGTGATGTAGCGGGAAGTGTTGAAGCCATATTAGATATGTTTGACACGTACAAAGAAGACAATATCTGTCGTTTGAATGTTGTCCATTATAGTGTTGGACATGTTACTAAATCAGATTTGGAATTCGCAGAAATATTTAATG CAATTATTTATCACTTTAACGTAGgtgtattaaataatttaaaagaagAGGCCAAGAAAAAAGGCATATCTCTCCGACAGCATAATGTTATATATAAACTTTTCGATAACattaaagaagaaattaataataGATTACCTAAAGTTGATTTCAAAGAAGTATTAG GTGAAGCAAAAGTACAGGAAATGTTTCAGGTTActgatgaaaagaaaaaagtaaatgtTGCAGGTTGTTGTTGCTTGCAAGGTGTTCTCCAAAAATCTGCAATCTATGATGTAATAAGGAGAGAGGAAATTATCTATACAg GAAAAGTAGTGTCAATGAGACATTTGAAAAACGAGGTGtcaacgataaaaattaatgtcGAATGCGGTATTAGATTTGAAGATCCAACCATAGTATTTAAACCTGGGGATACCCTTATTTGTTATAAACTAGTAAAAATGCCTCAAACGATCACCTGGGATCCTGGATATTAA
- the Mif2 gene encoding mitochondrial translation initiation factor 2 isoform X1: protein MATFMIRSLSQPNFLKLCLVDSVWYEQTLNHIFQMFCTPNIQCHCYHTTPAFLKKDTIMKTPELKVFIKKELLKRKNQPVKKTLTKSVSPTAEVWESMTVKELADSLKRDVNNVLDALQHLRSGENYMDTSNLESVNLIHNVAKILGAKVKYVLQPNKQVIKEPKYKNIVKRPPPDESVLVRRSPVVTVMGHVDHGKTTLLDALRSTSVVETEFGGITQHIGAFNVMLKSGEKITFLDTPGHAAFSSMRFRGAHITDIVLLVVAADDGVKDQTLQSIEMANDANVPIVVAINKIDKPNADIKRTQNMLAQNGIVVEELGGNVQCINISALNRINLQDLTEAIVLQAELLGLQGDPVGLVEGVAIECACHIGRGKLVTALIQRGTLRKGCLIVSGLASAKVRAMFNEFGRPVLEAKPSEAVQIIGWKKLPKVGDEILEVENERELQMVLRFRENEQNKILSEEHQAAANKKNEKYLEEYKAVLALKQEYGKIYRPLTTLNLNLLESQTDTNNNNNTVPVLNVIIKGDVAGSVEAILDMFDTYKEDNICRLNVVHYSVGHVTKSDLEFAEIFNAIIYHFNVGVLNNLKEEAKKKGISLRQHNVIYKLFDNIKEEINNRLPKVDFKEVLGEAKVQEMFQVTDEKKKVNVAGCCCLQGVLQKSAIYDVIRREEIIYTGKVVSMRHLKNEVSTIKINVECGIRFEDPTIVFKPGDTLICYKLVKMPQTITWDPGY, encoded by the exons atggCTACTTTCATGATCAGGTCATTATCACAACCTAA tTTTCTAAAACTCTGTTTGGTAGACAGTGTATGGTACGAACAAACTTTAAATCATATCTTCCAGATGTTTTGTACACCAAACATTCAATGTCACTGCTATCATACCACACCTGCATTTTTAAAGAAAGATACTATTATGAAAACACCG gaattaaaagtatttataaagaaagaattattaaaGAGAAAGAATCAACCAGTAAAGAAAACGTTAACTAAAAGTGTTTCACCCACAGCAGAGGTATGGGAAAGCATGACAGTAAAAGAATTAGCAGATTCTCTCAAAAGAGATGTTAATAATGTTTTAGATGCTCTTCAACACTTACGTAGTGGAGAAAATTATATGGACACTAGTAATTTAGAAAGTGTGAATCTAATTCATAATGTTGCCAAAATATTAGGTGCAAAAGTGAAATATGTTTTACAACCAAATAAACAAGTCATAAAAGAACCAAAATATAAGAATATCGTTAAACG CCCTCCACCTGATGAATCTGTGTTAGTAAGACGATCCCCAGTGGTAACAGTCATGGGTCATGTTGATCATGGCAAAACCACTTTGCTAGATGCTTTGCGTAGTACATCGGTTGTGGAGACAGAATTTGGTGGAATTACACAACATATAGGTGCCTTTAATG TGATGTTAAAGTCTGgagaaaaaataacatttttggaTACTCCTGGACATGCTGCTTTTTCATCTATGAGATTCAGAGGTGCACATATTACAGATATTGTACTATTAGTAGTTGCAGCTGATGATGGTGTTAAGGATCAAACTTTGCAAAGCATAGAAATGGCAAATGATGCAAATGTTCCAATTGTTGTGGctattaataaaattgataaacctAATGCTGATATT aaacgaACACAAAATATGCTCGCACAAAATGGTATTGTAGTTGAAGAACTTGGTGGCAATGTACAGTGTATTAACATATCTGCTTTAAACAGAATTAATTTACAAGATTTAACTGAAGCTATAGTTTTACAAGCTGAATTATTAGGTTTGCAAGGAGATCCTGTAGGACTAGTGGAGGGTGTTGCGATTGAATGTGCATGTCACATTGGTCGTGGAAAATTAGTAACAGCTTTAATTCAGCGCGGTACATTAAGGAAAGGTTGCTTGATAG TGTCTGGACTTGCATCAGCAAAAGTAAGAGCTATGTTTAATGAGTTTGGTCGTCCAGTTCTGGAAGCTAAACCATCAGAAGCGGTACAGATCATTGGATGGAAAAAGTTACCCAAAGTAGGAGATGAGATATTAGAAGTTGAAAACGAACGAGAGTTACAAATGGTTCTAAGATTTAgagaaaatgaacaaaataagATCTTATCTGAGGAGCATCAAGCAGCTGCTaacaagaaaaatgaaaaatatcttgAG GAATACAAAGCTGTGTTAGCACTAAAGCAagaatatggaaaaatatatcgaCCGCTCACAACGTTAAATCTGAACCTACTAGAATCTCAAACTGATacaaacaacaacaataatacagTTCCTGTACTGAATGTTATTATAAAAGGTGATGTAGCGGGAAGTGTTGAAGCCATATTAGATATGTTTGACACGTACAAAGAAGACAATATCTGTCGTTTGAATGTTGTCCATTATAGTGTTGGACATGTTACTAAATCAGATTTGGAATTCGCAGAAATATTTAATG CAATTATTTATCACTTTAACGTAGgtgtattaaataatttaaaagaagAGGCCAAGAAAAAAGGCATATCTCTCCGACAGCATAATGTTATATATAAACTTTTCGATAACattaaagaagaaattaataataGATTACCTAAAGTTGATTTCAAAGAAGTATTAG GTGAAGCAAAAGTACAGGAAATGTTTCAGGTTActgatgaaaagaaaaaagtaaatgtTGCAGGTTGTTGTTGCTTGCAAGGTGTTCTCCAAAAATCTGCAATCTATGATGTAATAAGGAGAGAGGAAATTATCTATACAg GAAAAGTAGTGTCAATGAGACATTTGAAAAACGAGGTGtcaacgataaaaattaatgtcGAATGCGGTATTAGATTTGAAGATCCAACCATAGTATTTAAACCTGGGGATACCCTTATTTGTTATAAACTAGTAAAAATGCCTCAAACGATCACCTGGGATCCTGGATATTAA
- the LOC143146217 gene encoding uncharacterized protein LOC143146217 isoform X2, with product MPFATVQRNNVFSSKARNIVEVYLKRTSRTNSTIRCHVAADMHARYMCRMHYKRHTFDCIYFTNFEPLKLHKCDVGLCVSCKWRFAIFITLLRGNQAPLLCI from the coding sequence ATGCCATTTGCCACCGTCCAAAGGAATAATGTGTTTTCATCGAAAGCTCGAAACATCGTTGAGGTCTACCTGAAACGAACAAGCCGCACGAACAGCACGATTCGTTGTCACGTTGCTGCTGATATGCACGCTCGATACATGTGTCGTATGCACTATAAGCGACACACTTTCGATTGCATTTACTTCACGAACTTCGAACCACTCAAATTGCACAAATGTGATGTAGGTTTGTGCGTATCGTGTAAGTGGAGATTTgctatttttattactttactTCGGGGAAATCAAGCACCACTATTGTGCATATAA
- the LOC143146217 gene encoding uncharacterized protein LOC143146217 isoform X1, with protein sequence MPDGDTYLRGRRNAKRRNRSLPCVPSLPTTISPSLSLVASRRHGNRGNVPVTADLYLDSSCREVKSSSHGRKTSEKAIVAAYVVTRSVCEKEEPTRVHRACTAITCVISIWRKTRATV encoded by the coding sequence ATGCCCGACGGCGATACTTATCTTCGAGGACGTAGAAACGCAAAGAGGAGGAACCGTTCTCTCCCCTGTGTTCCCTCGCTCCCCACTACTATATCTCCGTCTTTGTCCCTTGTGGCATCGAGACGTCACGGAAATAGAGGAAACGTACCGGTCACCGCGGATCTTTATCTCGATTCCTCGTGTCGCGAAGTGAAATCAAGTTCTCACGGGCGAAAAACTTCCGAGAAAGCAATCGTTGCCGCGTACGTTGTAACGAGATCCGTCTGTGAGAAAGAAGAACCAACCCGAGTGCACCGTGCGTGTACCGCGATAACGTGCGTTATCAGCATCTGGCGAAAAACGAGAGCGACCGTCTAG